ATTATTTAGGTCCTCAACAATCCTTCATACCTGTGTCAAGCACCCCGTTTTTGATCCGGTTGTTATGGAGGGTTTGTGTGTTTCATAAACGCGTCTCCCAACAAACTTGCATGGGCGTTTGTGGCTGAACGTAGCAACACGTAACACGAGCGACTGCGTACACGAGTATGGCGCAATTCACGACCCTACGAATTTTATGAAACCCGAGTATCCGAGAGCTATTTTCCAGTTACTCAATCCTTGGCTTTTAAATGTTTCCGATTTTATACAGCCATCTCGTGTAAATGGTGATGGGACAGTATGGGCTCCTTCGGGTGTTTCAACAGAACTATTGTACCGAAGATCTCTGTGATGTCCTCTTTTGGGGATCGGTTGCATTTCAACCTTGAACCTGCCCCTCCTTTATTTTGAATCAAAGAACTGGTGTATAATTGAAATCAAGTTATTTTAATGAGTTTTAAAGTCAGCAGCGGGAGATGCGCAACATGAAACGAATACTGCCCCTCCAGATTTTCCTAGCGCTTTCCATCGGAATCATTCTATCCTCCACAGCGCAGGGCTTCTATCTTTTTGAAAACCAGACCACGGCAGGAAACTACCATTTTTATAAAGTACCTATGACCGACGGCACCTTGTTGGCAACCGATGTATACTTGCCCGATGGGGAGGGTCCGTGGCCCGTTATCTTGGAACGCAGCCTCTACAGCCGTAACATGAATATGAACGGATTCATCAAAGACGGCTATGTCGCGGTTGTCCAAGATGTGCGCGGTTTTGGCGCCAGTGAAGGCGACAATCATGTATTTTTTTCGGACGGATGGCGTCCCAATTTACACGATGGCGCCGATACAGTGACCTGGATTAAAGAACAAGCGTGGTGTAACGGCAAAATAGGAACCAACGGCACCTCCGCACTCGCCATGACCCAAATGTTGATGGCGCCAACGACTCCCCATATCAGCGCCCAATTTGTCAATAAAGTCCCCTCCAATTTCTATTTCGATGTGGTTTATCTTGGCGGCGTATTCCGCAAAAATTTAACGGAAGGATGGCTCGCTGTATTGGGTCAAGTGCCCACCATTCATGTTTATAAAGAAATTCCACAATATAACGACTATTGGACCTATTACAATACGGTGGCAAAGGCTGGATCCATTACAGCGCCCGCCGTCTTTTGCGGCAGTTGGTACGACATCTTTCAACAAGGAACGCTGGAAGGATTCCTTGCCCGCGAAACAGAAGGTGGATCCGGCGCCAAAGGCAACAACTATCTCGTCATGCAGTGGGACACCCATCGTGGCGACATGAGCCCCGACTATCATTACAAAGAGAATCGCAACGACTTTTCGAATTATATACTGCGCAACCGCTTCTTTGACTATCATCTGAAAGGCGATACCAGCGCCCTTGAGGGTATGGCAAAAGTTCACTACTATGTTTTCGGTGATGATACAGCCCCCGATGCGCCGGGAAATGAATGGCGCACAGCATCAACCTGGCCGCCCTGCCCCACCACAGACACGCGCTATTATCTCTGTGCCGACGGAAGCTTAAAAGAGAAAGCAACAACAGACAACAGCGAAGCCCTTGAATTTACCTTCGATCCCCAAGACCCCTTCCCCACCTTGTGCGGCGCTTACCTTTTGCCCAATCTTCCTTCCGGTCCCTATGATCAACGCAAACTCAGCCAACATCGAAAGGATCTTCTCCACTTTGTATCGGCTCCTCTGAAGGAGCCTGTTGAAGTTATTGGGCGCGTCAAAGTAATTCTTTATGTGTCGTCTGATGCGCCGGATACGGATTTTACTGCCAAATTAGTGGACATCTATCCGCTAGGCGACGAACGTGAAATTCTTGTCTTAGATCATATTCGACGGGTAAAAACACGCAGTGGTTTTGATACCATTGCTCCGCCATTGCAAGGCTTGGAGGATGTGGTGGAACTGGAGATTGATCTGTGGAGTACGGCGTGGGTATTTAATACAGATCATCGCATCGGCTTACATATTTCGAGCAGCAACTATCCCCGTTTTGAAGTCAACGTCAACACCGGTGCCGATCATCCCAAAGAGGGCGAGGAGATGCGTGTTGCACACAACCGCGTCCATTGCACGCAGGATTACCCGAGCGTGTTAATCGTGCCCGTGCCGACGCAATAACACGGCCGGCGATGCGATAAAGACTTTCTTTTTATTTCAGCACGGGCTGCTGGTACGGTGTTTAAAAAAAGCAAGAAGGGAGAGGAGGGGCGGCGGGTCTTGGGCTACCCGCCGCCGCCATTACGGTGGGGCGGGGTTGGAACCGCTGTATTACCAGACTCAAGGAGGAGCACGGTTTCAGGATCAGGCTTGCGCCCAGGGCTGAGAAAGGCGCAAGTGGTAGTCCGGTAACCAGTATTTCGGTTTCAAACTCCACCTCTATACTACCACAACATGTAGTGAAAGTCAAGTATTATTTAATTTATTTTTCTAAACCCAATCAGCACATATTGTGGATTTAAAAAAAGACAATTTCATAAAACACAATATATAGACAAAACCACAAGGCGCAACCTAACACACGAACACTACATATTGTGGTTGCAAATCATGCTTACTTGGCACACCATAAAGTGCTTTGCGGAATAGACAGAAAAGGTCGGGAAAGGGTTGTACCTTGATACTCCTTTCTGTATGATAAGCTTTTGACAAGTGATTCCGATATAGATTTAAAACTGAAGGAGTTTAATCGAATGCTTCTCACGATTCTGCTTTCCTTGGTCGCGGTCACGGCCAACAATCCCGGTGATCTTACGCAAGCTTGTGCCCATCGCGGCGATCAAGCCTGTGCCCCTGAAAATACCTTAGCCGCATTTCGTTTGGCTGTAGAGAAAAAAGCGCCCATGATCGAATTTGACGTGCAGGCGACGAAAGATGGGCAACTTGTTATCATGCATGATTCCACCGTCGACAGAACGACTGATGGGAAGGGTAAGGTAGTTGAATTAAGTTTTGACGAAATCCGGGCGCTCGATGCCGGCTCATGGTTCAATGAAAGCTTCAAGGGGGAACAGGTCCCCACCTTAGAAGAAACGTTGGAAATCATTCCGGAATCCATACTATGTAACGTTCACTTAAAAAATTCTCCGGGCGTCGCATTGAATACGGCCCGTGTTATTAAACGCATGGGCAAACTGAAACATTGTTTCTTGGCGTGTACCATAAAACAGGCCGAAGAAGCCCATGCAGAGGTACCGGAGATAAAAATTTGTAATATGGATCGCCAAGGCGCAAATCGAGAATCTTATGCGGAGCAGACCATTGAACTGAAAGCCGATTATATCCAAATACATCTGGGGCAAGGGCTGACAGGATTAAAAGAAGATGTGGACCGCCTCCATGCCGCGGGAGTTTGGGTTAACTTTTTTGGCGCCCAAAAGGAGCCTTTGATTCAAAGCCTTGCCGAGGCGGGCGTTGATTATATTCTTACCGATGATTTGGATCTGTGCCAACGCGTCTTAGAAGAATATGCAAAATAGATTTTGCGTAAATCCTTAATTTCGATAATATATGCAACCATTGGCCTATTAAAGGTATTAATACAGATGAGTGAATACACGGCATAGATCTGGAATGGCTAAGCCCGCTACGACTTCTTTGCCGTGCCATTGTTTTCCGTTTTGGGAGCTGCAGCACCGTTCATTTCAGGGCATCAGCTTCTTGTACGATCAACTAAAGCCTTGATACGCGCCTTGGGATAAGGAGCGATTTGTTGAAGGAGAATCTTGGATGATGAAGAAACTAATCTGGTCGCTTCTGCTTGTGGCGGCAGTAGCGGCACCTTGTTTCGCGCAGGACAGCGCTGCGGTAGCGGATCCGGACTCCCCTGCGGTCATGGCCGTTTCCGAACACATTACCCTGCGCATGATGATCGAACAAGGCGGCGCTATCTTGTGGGTCATCATGGGACTGGGCTTTGTGGCAATCGTGCTGGCACTCTACCTGTTGTTCACAGTCCGCTCCCATCGCGAGATCCCGCCTGCACTCATGAAACGCGCCGTCGCCCAAGTGAAGGCGGGCGAAATTCAAGGGGCTTATCATATGTGCTTGGAACGAGACGAAATTCTGGCGCGTGTGCTGGCAGCAGGTTTGAAAATGAGAGGACACAGCCGTTCGGTTATCCAAGAGGCCATGGAAAGCGAAGGTGAACGCAGTGCCGCCGCCTTGTGGCAACGTATTTCATACCTCAATAACATTGGAACCACTGCGCCTCTTTTAGGGCTGTTGGGCACGGTGTGGGGCATGATGAATGCCTTCGGCGCAATCGCCTTCGACCCGGCCCAAGTAAAGGGGATCACCATGGCGTACAGCGTTTCCATGGCGATGATTACCACGGCGGGCGGGCTCGTATTATCCATCCCCGCCATGGGCATTTATTATTATTTGCGCGGTCGCGTTATCCGCATCATCGCTGATCTTGAGGAACAAGCCAGTATCTTCATTGAACTGCTGATGGAAGAGGATACGCAATGAAAATCCGTCACCGTTTTCAAGAAGAAACAGAAGGCATCCAAATGGCGCCGTTGATCGATATTGTGTTTCTAACCTTGATCTTTTTCATGTGGATTTCGGTCTATGCCACCTTGGAAAGCGAAGTAGATATACAATTACCGACGGCAGATACGGCGCGGCACAGTGAACGGGCTCAAGGTGAAATTTTCATTAATTTGAGCAGTGAAGGGGTCATCACCGTAAACGAACGAGTCTTATCTTTGGATGATTTGCAATTAACCTTGAATCGTGTTGCCGCCTATTTCCCCGGCGGCTCTGTTATTATCCGCGGCGACTTTTCCGCCCATCTGGGAAAGGCGATTCAAATACTGGATTGCTGCCGCAAGGCAGATATACCCAATGTCGCCTTTGCCGCACTCCGTGAAGAGGATCAATAGGGATGACCGCAGCCATACGCTATATTCACAACGCCTGCGCCACTTTCACTAGTTTAGGCTGCCGCGCTTTGATCCTGCTCCCGGCGCTGCTCGGCTCAATCGCCTTGGCCGAAGCGGATACAAGTCAACTCGATTTTGCGAATGGTTTGTTTGCACGGGGATTTTATGAAGAGGCTATGGAAGAATATGAGGATTATCTGTCCGCTGCCTCAGAAACAACAGATGCAGTGGGCACAGCATGGTTACGTCTGGGACGCTGTGCCATTGCGCTGCAATCCTATGAAAAGGCTCTGCAAGCATTTGATCATGCCCTCACGTATAGTGTTTCCCAAACATTGCGCCGCGAGGCTCAAGTGAGCACGGGCGAAGCGCACTTTTTCATGAGCAATTATGAAGATGCATTGAAAGCCTTGCAAAACGTGATCGGTAAAGAAACGCCGGAAGCTCTCCGTGCCCGAGCCTTGTATTATTCCGGGCGATCCTATGCGGAAACAGGCAACAATGAGCAGGCATGCGCACGCTTCTCCACACTGGTTGAAGAACTGCCCCATACGGCACTTGTCGGATTTGCCCAATATCAATTGGGCTTTGCTTATCTGAACGGAGGACATGACGAAAAGGCGGCTCAGGCCTTTTCCGCTGCAGCAAACAATACGGATGCTGACGATGGGTTGCGTATGGAAAGCCGATTTCGCGCAGCAGAGTTATTCGATAAATTGGGCTGGACTGAAGCGGCACTGGGTGCATATGAACAATTGCGCGCCGATTATCCCGACTCAGAATTTTCACGGCGCGCCGATTACGGCTACAGTTGGGCGCTCTACCACGGCGGCCGCTATGACGATGCCTTCACCTTGGCTGACAGCTTGACCCAAGGGGAAGGCGCGCTGCCGCAAGTTGCGGGATATTATTATCTGCAAGGAAACTGCCGGTACCAACAAAAACGCTATGGAGAAGCGCTCAGCTGGTACGCCAAATTAATTCAACAATATCCAGAATCTGCCTTTGTGGAACAAGCCTGCTATAAAACAGCCTGGGCACAGCATTTTTCCGGAGAGGACAGTGCAGCCGAGTCGACGGTGTCGCTATTTCTTCAACAATATCCGGACTCGCTTCATTATGGGGAAATGCTGTATTTATTAGGCACCTTGGAAGTCCTTAGCGGCGATTACGAAATGGCGCTGCAGCATTTTCAAGCGGTCGTGGAAAACTACGGTACCGGCGAATTTTCTGCTGAAGCACTTTTCAAAATGGGTGAATGTTACGCACAATTAGGGCTTGGTGATGAAGCAGCGCGGAGCTTCGAAAGTTTCACACGCCAATATCCCGCGCACAGCCTCACGGAACAAGCTATGATCCGTTCGGGTGACGCACGATTTACAGCCCAGGACTTTGCGGATGCCCTCGCCAATTACAAAGGTATTCTCGAAAAAGAAGGGAACGATCCGGCGTTGGAAGAAGAGGCGCTGTATCGGCTTGCCGTCACCTTCCATAACATGCAAGATTACAAAGAAAGTAGCACCGCTTTTCATCAACTCCTTGAAAAATATCCCGAAGGCAAGTATGCCATGGAAAGCTATTTCCGAATTGGCGAATTTGAACTGCGCCAAAACAAGGATCCGTTCAAAGCCATTGAAGCCTACGAAGCCGCCCTCGCCGCTAATCCTGACCATGCCCTCGCGGCCGCAATCATACAAGGATTAACGACGGCCCGTTACGAACAAAAAGATTTTGAAGAAGCCGCCGCCGGCGTTCTCCAACTGATCCACAAGTATCCCGAAAGCCCTTTGCCGGTGGAAGCTTATCTTTGGTGTGCTCAATGGCTGAATCAAGCTGAACGTGAGCAGGAGGCCATAGAGGTTTTTTCGACCCTGCTGCAAGTGTATCCCCTGTATGAGCAACGTGGTGATATCCTTTATATTCTCGGTCAAGCCGAGGAGAAATTGGAAGCCTTTGATCAAGCTATCACCTATTATAAAGACGCCATCACCACCGATCCCGTTCCCCTGCGCAATGCGGAAATCCATAACCGTTTGGGTAAACTCTATGAAACACGAACGGAATATGAAGAGGCGGAACGTGTCTATGAAGATGCTACCCACCTCGATGGCGGCGAACAATCCGCCAGGGCCCGATTCAATCTTGCCGCCCTTTATGAAACACGCGGAGACAAAGAGCTCGCCGCACGCCATTACATGCGCTTGGCCATTCTTTTCGTCCATGAAACGCTGTCGCCTGAAGCGCTTTGGCGCGCCGGGAATTGTTATTTAGAATTGGATCAAAAAGATCAGGCGCACAGTATTTTTCGCGAACTGATCAATGACTACCCCGATGCGCCGCAAGTCAAGGATGTGCGAAACGTATTGAAACATCCGGGCGAAGCAGCGCCGAACACGACCGCGGAATAGCCATGCTGAGCCGACGCGCCATACTGATCCTTTCTATCGTATTCACCGGCTGTTTATACCTACTGCTTTTGTGGATCTCGCCCACAGTCATACTCATGCGATCGCAGCGATTTATACCGACTATCTCCCAAATGTATCATGTGGATTTGGTGGAAGATCACTACGAAGCAAAAAAGCAGCAGCCCGGACAAGAAGCGCCGGCCCTCTCGGAAGGAAGTATGGATGCAGAAATTATGGAAACAGAGGGCACTTTGCACCTTGATCCGCAGCTGACGCTGCCCCTTGTGGAAACTCCTGACCTCGCAGAACGGAGTGATCAACCCTGGGACAACGATATACGAGAACTTACGCCGGAACCTGAAACTTTCCAATCTGTCGACGCGCGAATTTTGGAGATAGCCGAAGAGACTGCACGAAAAGATATTGATATTGCGCGGCGATTGGTGCGGCCGGGTCCGGACTTTGTCTTGCCCGAAGGTGCCTTGCCCGCGCAGCGCAGTAGAAACGCAGCGCCTGAAGATATCCAATTGGAACCGGCGCGCATCGGGCCCGGCTTTCTCGTACAAACCGTACCGGGGCCCGAAGACGATGATACATCGAGCGGCGCAGAAGGAGCCGCCTTTGAAGCGTTGGTATTTACGCCGGCGCCGGAGGAACAGACCGTCACGCTTCCACAACTGGAACAGCGGGTTCAAGCGGAACCTTTAAAAGCGGAAACGCTCAAAGCGAAAGAGGAAAGCAACTTTACCTTTATGGATGATCTGGTGGATATTCATTTGGATACCTACCTTCCGGATCCGGCTGAGCCGGGATATTTTCGCTTACGTATCCTCCCCAAAGGAGAAAGCGTCTTACCGGCGACACCCAAAAACGTCACCTTTATCGTCGATGCTTCCCGCAGCATTCTTCAACGGAAGCTGGATCTTACTGTGCGCGCTTTGCATGAAGTGTTGGACAGCTTCCGCCCAGATGATCGCTTTAATCTGCTCCTTTTCAGGGACACGGTTACCTCCTTTCAAGAAAACGCTATTAACGCAACACCGGAAAATATCCTTTTAGCCAAGCAGTTCCTCTCCGGTTTGGAATCACGAGGACAGACCGATGTGTATAACGGTTTATTGCCCATTGCTGAACTTCATCCGCAAGAAGACTGTGCCAGCATTATTTTGTTGATCAGCGACGGACGACCCACTACAGGCGTGCGCGACAGCCGTGAAATTATCAACCACATCACCAACATCAACAAACTCGGCAACAGTATTTTTGCTTATGGCGCAGGTAATACGTCTAACCGCTACCTTATGGATTTATTGGCTTACCGCAACAAAGGCGAGGCCTTCGTTTCTGATACGATTTCTACGATCAGCCCCGATCTGAAAGCTTTTGCCGCTCAGTTCGCTGATCCTTTATTAATTAATATTAATGCACGTTACGGAAAAATTATCGAAGAAGAGCTTTATCCCAGAATCATTCCTGACTTTTTCCAAGACCGGCCCGTCACACTTTACGGGCGCTACCAACCGGGCAAAGATCAACACTTTGTGGCACGTATCACCGGCTATGGCGGCGGCCGCTTCAAAGAATTATTATTTCGTGCTGATCTTAGCCAAGCTCAAGCAGGAAATGATAACGTGGCCCATGGCTGGGCATTTCAAAAGGCCTATCATCTAATAGGTGAAATTTCTAAAAAGGGAGAGCTTCCCGAATT
The Candidatus Hydrogenedentota bacterium genome window above contains:
- a CDS encoding tetratricopeptide repeat protein; this encodes MTAAIRYIHNACATFTSLGCRALILLPALLGSIALAEADTSQLDFANGLFARGFYEEAMEEYEDYLSAASETTDAVGTAWLRLGRCAIALQSYEKALQAFDHALTYSVSQTLRREAQVSTGEAHFFMSNYEDALKALQNVIGKETPEALRARALYYSGRSYAETGNNEQACARFSTLVEELPHTALVGFAQYQLGFAYLNGGHDEKAAQAFSAAANNTDADDGLRMESRFRAAELFDKLGWTEAALGAYEQLRADYPDSEFSRRADYGYSWALYHGGRYDDAFTLADSLTQGEGALPQVAGYYYLQGNCRYQQKRYGEALSWYAKLIQQYPESAFVEQACYKTAWAQHFSGEDSAAESTVSLFLQQYPDSLHYGEMLYLLGTLEVLSGDYEMALQHFQAVVENYGTGEFSAEALFKMGECYAQLGLGDEAARSFESFTRQYPAHSLTEQAMIRSGDARFTAQDFADALANYKGILEKEGNDPALEEEALYRLAVTFHNMQDYKESSTAFHQLLEKYPEGKYAMESYFRIGEFELRQNKDPFKAIEAYEAALAANPDHALAAAIIQGLTTARYEQKDFEEAAAGVLQLIHKYPESPLPVEAYLWCAQWLNQAEREQEAIEVFSTLLQVYPLYEQRGDILYILGQAEEKLEAFDQAITYYKDAITTDPVPLRNAEIHNRLGKLYETRTEYEEAERVYEDATHLDGGEQSARARFNLAALYETRGDKELAARHYMRLAILFVHETLSPEALWRAGNCYLELDQKDQAHSIFRELINDYPDAPQVKDVRNVLKHPGEAAPNTTAE
- a CDS encoding MotA/TolQ/ExbB proton channel family protein, which gives rise to MMKKLIWSLLLVAAVAAPCFAQDSAAVADPDSPAVMAVSEHITLRMMIEQGGAILWVIMGLGFVAIVLALYLLFTVRSHREIPPALMKRAVAQVKAGEIQGAYHMCLERDEILARVLAAGLKMRGHSRSVIQEAMESEGERSAAALWQRISYLNNIGTTAPLLGLLGTVWGMMNAFGAIAFDPAQVKGITMAYSVSMAMITTAGGLVLSIPAMGIYYYLRGRVIRIIADLEEQASIFIELLMEEDTQ
- a CDS encoding VWA domain-containing protein; translation: MLSRRAILILSIVFTGCLYLLLLWISPTVILMRSQRFIPTISQMYHVDLVEDHYEAKKQQPGQEAPALSEGSMDAEIMETEGTLHLDPQLTLPLVETPDLAERSDQPWDNDIRELTPEPETFQSVDARILEIAEETARKDIDIARRLVRPGPDFVLPEGALPAQRSRNAAPEDIQLEPARIGPGFLVQTVPGPEDDDTSSGAEGAAFEALVFTPAPEEQTVTLPQLEQRVQAEPLKAETLKAKEESNFTFMDDLVDIHLDTYLPDPAEPGYFRLRILPKGESVLPATPKNVTFIVDASRSILQRKLDLTVRALHEVLDSFRPDDRFNLLLFRDTVTSFQENAINATPENILLAKQFLSGLESRGQTDVYNGLLPIAELHPQEDCASIILLISDGRPTTGVRDSREIINHITNINKLGNSIFAYGAGNTSNRYLMDLLAYRNKGEAFVSDTISTISPDLKAFAAQFADPLLININARYGKIIEEELYPRIIPDFFQDRPVTLYGRYQPGKDQHFVARITGYGGGRFKELLFRADLSQAQAGNDNVAHGWAFQKAYHLIGEISKKGELPELLDELDVLSRKYAITTIYSP
- a CDS encoding biopolymer transporter ExbD; translated protein: MKIRHRFQEETEGIQMAPLIDIVFLTLIFFMWISVYATLESEVDIQLPTADTARHSERAQGEIFINLSSEGVITVNERVLSLDDLQLTLNRVAAYFPGGSVIIRGDFSAHLGKAIQILDCCRKADIPNVAFAALREEDQ
- a CDS encoding CocE/NonD family hydrolase; amino-acid sequence: MKRILPLQIFLALSIGIILSSTAQGFYLFENQTTAGNYHFYKVPMTDGTLLATDVYLPDGEGPWPVILERSLYSRNMNMNGFIKDGYVAVVQDVRGFGASEGDNHVFFSDGWRPNLHDGADTVTWIKEQAWCNGKIGTNGTSALAMTQMLMAPTTPHISAQFVNKVPSNFYFDVVYLGGVFRKNLTEGWLAVLGQVPTIHVYKEIPQYNDYWTYYNTVAKAGSITAPAVFCGSWYDIFQQGTLEGFLARETEGGSGAKGNNYLVMQWDTHRGDMSPDYHYKENRNDFSNYILRNRFFDYHLKGDTSALEGMAKVHYYVFGDDTAPDAPGNEWRTASTWPPCPTTDTRYYLCADGSLKEKATTDNSEALEFTFDPQDPFPTLCGAYLLPNLPSGPYDQRKLSQHRKDLLHFVSAPLKEPVEVIGRVKVILYVSSDAPDTDFTAKLVDIYPLGDEREILVLDHIRRVKTRSGFDTIAPPLQGLEDVVELEIDLWSTAWVFNTDHRIGLHISSSNYPRFEVNVNTGADHPKEGEEMRVAHNRVHCTQDYPSVLIVPVPTQ
- a CDS encoding glycerophosphodiester phosphodiesterase is translated as MLLTILLSLVAVTANNPGDLTQACAHRGDQACAPENTLAAFRLAVEKKAPMIEFDVQATKDGQLVIMHDSTVDRTTDGKGKVVELSFDEIRALDAGSWFNESFKGEQVPTLEETLEIIPESILCNVHLKNSPGVALNTARVIKRMGKLKHCFLACTIKQAEEAHAEVPEIKICNMDRQGANRESYAEQTIELKADYIQIHLGQGLTGLKEDVDRLHAAGVWVNFFGAQKEPLIQSLAEAGVDYILTDDLDLCQRVLEEYAK